In the genome of Candidatus Desulfatibia profunda, the window TGGTTTGATGGAAACTCGGGCTAAATGACTCCGGCCTCACGCAGAAATGATTCCACATCTTGCCAGAAGACGTTCCAGTTTGGGGGGCAATCGTTGTGGCCGCTTTCATAGGTGATCATTTTGCCTTTTGGAGCGGCCTGGAAGAGGGACACGCCGTGCCGATAGGGAACC includes:
- a CDS encoding alpha/beta hydrolase codes for the protein VPYRHGVSLFQAAPKGKMITYESGHNDCPPNWNVFWQDVESFLREAGVI